The Lycium ferocissimum isolate CSIRO_LF1 chromosome 1, AGI_CSIRO_Lferr_CH_V1, whole genome shotgun sequence genome includes a region encoding these proteins:
- the LOC132040116 gene encoding uncharacterized protein LOC132040116 isoform X2: MARDHIMADGKNSTRKIMVVADPTRESAAALQYALSHAVAENDTLILLHVRNPNAWRNLLGALIKKPLPNSATSSSTSTTSLTLSSSNGGGVNSNPLGAFFKKSLASSASSPPSSTAASNLAAEGRGVKGCAGKGYIDFLGTMKHACEVAQSKIKVCTETVEMDGNAKEKATIILAKAASLGIDILVIGQRRSISNVILRPRRSVSLRGLGLDMAEYLIENSKCTCVAVQRKGQTAGYLLNTKTHRNFWLLA, translated from the exons ATGGCCAGAGACCATATTATGGCAGATGGGAAGAACTCAACACGAAAAATAATGGTGGTAGCGGATCCTACTCGTGAATCAGCAGCCGCCCTTCAATACGCTCTCTCCCATGCAGTCGCGGAAAATGACACGTTGATTCTTCTGCATGTCCGTAACCCTAATGCATGGAGGAATCTCCTCGGTGCCTTGATCAAGAAACCATTGCCAAACTCAGCTACATCCTCGTCCACGTCCACAACCTCTTTAACCTTATCCTCATCCAATGGAGGAGGCGTAAATAGTAATCCGTTGGGCGCTTTCTTTAAAAAGTCATTGGCATCCTCTGCATCATCACCACCGTCCTCGACCGCGGCCTCCAATTTGGCAGCGGAAGGCCGCGGTGTCAAAGGGTGCGCAGGAAAGGGATACATTGATTTTCTCGGGACAATGAAACATGCATGTGAAGTTGCACAATCTAAGATAAAAGTTTGTACAGAGACAGTTGAAATGGATGGCAATGCCAAGGAAAAGGCCACTATTATTCTTGCTAAAGCTGCATCTCTTGGTATTGATATTCTTGTTATAGGTCAGAGAAGGAGCATTTCTAACGTAATACTTCG GCCTAGAAGAAGTGTGTCGCTAAGAGGGCTGGGGCTGGATATGGCAGAATATTTGATTGAGAACAGCAAATGCACCTGTGTTGCAGTTCAGAGGAAGGGCCAAACTGCAGGATACCTTCTCAACACCAAAACTCATAGAAATTTCTGGCTATTAGCATAA
- the LOC132040116 gene encoding uncharacterized protein LOC132040116 isoform X1, with protein sequence MARDHIMADGKNSTRKIMVVADPTRESAAALQYALSHAVAENDTLILLHVRNPNAWRNLLGALIKKPLPNSATSSSTSTTSLTLSSSNGGGVNSNPLGAFFKKSLASSASSPPSSTAASNLAAEGRGVKGCAGKGYIDFLGTMKHACEVAQSKIKVCTETVEMDGNAKEKATIILAKAASLGIDILVIGQRRSISNVILRCKSSWICVGRPRRSVSLRGLGLDMAEYLIENSKCTCVAVQRKGQTAGYLLNTKTHRNFWLLA encoded by the exons ATGGCCAGAGACCATATTATGGCAGATGGGAAGAACTCAACACGAAAAATAATGGTGGTAGCGGATCCTACTCGTGAATCAGCAGCCGCCCTTCAATACGCTCTCTCCCATGCAGTCGCGGAAAATGACACGTTGATTCTTCTGCATGTCCGTAACCCTAATGCATGGAGGAATCTCCTCGGTGCCTTGATCAAGAAACCATTGCCAAACTCAGCTACATCCTCGTCCACGTCCACAACCTCTTTAACCTTATCCTCATCCAATGGAGGAGGCGTAAATAGTAATCCGTTGGGCGCTTTCTTTAAAAAGTCATTGGCATCCTCTGCATCATCACCACCGTCCTCGACCGCGGCCTCCAATTTGGCAGCGGAAGGCCGCGGTGTCAAAGGGTGCGCAGGAAAGGGATACATTGATTTTCTCGGGACAATGAAACATGCATGTGAAGTTGCACAATCTAAGATAAAAGTTTGTACAGAGACAGTTGAAATGGATGGCAATGCCAAGGAAAAGGCCACTATTATTCTTGCTAAAGCTGCATCTCTTGGTATTGATATTCTTGTTATAGGTCAGAGAAGGAGCATTTCTAACGTAATACTTCG GTGTAAATCATCTTGGATTTGTGTGGGCAGGCCTAGAAGAAGTGTGTCGCTAAGAGGGCTGGGGCTGGATATGGCAGAATATTTGATTGAGAACAGCAAATGCACCTGTGTTGCAGTTCAGAGGAAGGGCCAAACTGCAGGATACCTTCTCAACACCAAAACTCATAGAAATTTCTGGCTATTAGCATAA
- the LOC132040024 gene encoding uncharacterized protein LOC132040024, with protein sequence MDQVVEEVENVKKEFQETYKQIQETIKSINEYGKSRLVSEEKSSLPRLNGVAQDGMNLLQSLQFQIDLLAPQLPSDDQVEKAQSLAQSWKTQIQSLRLSLRNANLQAKANMRKAAQEERELLLGGGEESTVRRRNLQTKAGMTSAAESITESLRRTRQLMVQEVERSASTLMTVDESTGVLKKAESEYKGHRSLLTRTRNLLSTMQRQDILDRVILVVGFIIFSLAVLYVVSKRIGLLKLQRKLIEVVKSGTAGQVEILPGAARQGANVAQVQMNPVPELNVPLEQAMHDEL encoded by the exons ATGGACCAAGTGGTAGAGGAAGTGGAAAACGTGAAGAAAGAGTTCCAAGAAACATACAAACAGATTCAAGAAACCATCAAATCCATTAACGAATATGGCAAATCAAGATTAGTTTCTGAAGAGAAAAGTTCACTTCCAAGATTGAATGGTGTTGCTCAAGATGGGATGAATTTGCTTCAATCACTTCAATTCCAGATTGATCTCTTAGCCCCACAACTCCCTTCAGATGATCAAGTTGAAAAGGCTCAATCTTTGGCCCAATCTTGGAAAACCCAAATTCAAAG CTTGAGATTGAGTTTAAGAAATGCTAATTTACAAGCAAAGGCAAACATGAGGAAAGCTGCTCAAGAAGAG AGGGAGCTTCTCTTGGGAGGTGGAGAAGAATCTACAGTTCGCAGACGAAATCTACA GACAAAAGCTGGAATGACATCTGCAGCTGAAAGCATTACGGAGAGCCTGCGCCGCACTCGCCAACTTATGGTTCAG GAAGTTGAAAGAAGTGCAAGCACTCTAATGACAGTTG ATGAATCAACAGGGGTATTAAAGAAAGCCGAGAGTGAATACAAGGGCCACCGCTCCTTGCTAACgcgaacccgaaaccttctgTCCACAATGCAACGGCAGGACATTCTTGACAG GGTGATACTGGTGGTTGGatttattattttctccttggccGTTCTTTACGTGGTTTCAAAGCGTATTGGGCTGCTCAAGTTGCAGCGTAAGCTCATTGAGGTTGTGAAGTCCGGTACAGCTGGACAGGTGGAGATATTACCTGGAGCTGCTAGACAAGGTGCAAATGTTGCTCAGGTTCAGATGAATCCTGTACCCGAGTTAAATGTACCCTTAGAACAAGCAATGCATGATGAACTTTGA